The genomic region CTAAGGTAATGACTTCTTGCACGCCCCATTCATGCTTGAGGTAAGGAATGCATACAGAAGTATCAACGCCCCCAGAATATGCTAGTACAGCGCGCTTAGCCCGACTTGTAGAGTTACTGATACTTGTATTTGTTGCGAGATTAGCTGGGGTTGTCATTTGTCGATCCTCAACATTTTAGTGCGTGGTGCGTGAATTAATAATTAGTAAGGTGAAATTTCGTTGCTAAATTCTTGCAATCTAGATAAGATTTCCCAGCGTTGAACTTGTAAGCGATCGCGATCGGCTTTGACTGCTTGTTTGGCTCTGTCAATCTTCATTTGCTCGATTTGCAGGTTTCTACATTCAACTTCTAAAGCATTTTCCCTATCTTGAATTGTATTGAGTTCGTTTACAAGTAGAGCGGTCATTGCATTAACATTTACCTGGTAGATGAAGCGATCCATGATACACTCCTTGAAAAAGTTAATAGGTAAACGCGGTAGGAGCGGGTTTGTAAAGTATCTCTGATTCCAACAAACATCTCAGGTAAACCCGCCCGTACAAAAGTCAAACCTTGGAAGCTGCTATTGGTTTTTGTTTCATTAACAGTCAAGATAAGCAAAATGAGTGAAGATTTTGTGAACCGAGTTTCACGCCGAAAAATTTTGTTCCAAAGAACTCATGAAAAGCCGATCTTTCAATACCATTGTGGTACTGCTGTTGCATTCAAATCCAATTCGTTCGTAGAACCGTTGCTGATGCGTAGTCATTAAATAAACTCGTTCGACTCGACTCATGCGGGGATGACTCAAGACTGTTTGCACTAGTTTTCGCCCTAGTCCCCGCCCTTGATAATCGGGATGAATCGCCACATCCCAAATCGTAGCGCGGTAAATTCCATCAGAAGTCGCTCTGGCAAAACCAATCAGCCGTTCTTCATCCCAAACACTCACGACTGGTTCGCTATTGGCAATTGCGATGCTCAGATCTTCTAAGCTGCGTCCTTGCGCCCAAAATGCCGCTTGCTCGAATAATGTTTGTAATTGGAGTAAATCGTCTTGCGATTGCTGCGGTTGGCGTAAAGCGTTACCTGTAGCAATACAGAAACAAATTTGACTGCTATCTGTTTGTGATGATGCCTCTTTAGTTGGCGATACGGTAGATGTCATTCTCGAAATGGTAATTGGTAGTTGGTAATTGGTGAGTGGCTTGTGGTTGGTGGCTTGTGGCTAGAATTTTTATCTAGTCACCAGTCACCAGTCACTAATATCTAGTTACTGTTTCGCAATTCCTTCTTCGCGGGCGGCTCTTTGGACGGCAGCTGCAACGGCTGTGGCTACGCGATTGTCAAACACGGACGGGATGATATACTCTGAGTGCAAATCGCTGGGTTTAATTAAAGAAGCGATCGCGCTGGCTGCTTCTAAACACATCGTGGTTGTAATCGTGCTGGCACGACTGTCTAAAGCACCGCGAAATACGCCAGGAAAGGCTAGGACGTTGTTAATTTGATTTGGATAGTCGCTGCGTCCCGTCGCCATAATTGCGACATCGTTCATCACCAGTTCCGGTTGAATTTCAGGGATGGGATTTGCCATCGCCATCACAATTGGGTCTTTTGCCATCGATCGCACCATTTCAGGAGTGACTACACCAGGGGCGCTCACGCCAATGAAAACATCGCTGCTTATCATAGCATCGGCAAGACTTCCAGCTTGACTAACGGCAAATTCTTGCTTTTCCTGATTCAAGTCTGTCCGATGAGTAGAGAGAATGCCTTTAGAGTCACACATTAGTATATTCGTTGCACCAGCTTTTTGTAGCAAGCGGGCGATCGCAACTCCAGCGGCTCCCGCACCGTTGATGACAATCCGAATTTGCTCGATTGGTTTGTTGACAATTTTGAGCGCGTTGAATAAAGCCGCTAGCGTGACAATTGCCGTACCGTTTTGATCGTCGTGAAATACGGGAATATCTAATTCTTGGCGCAGGCGCTTTTCAATCTCAAAGCAGCGCGGAGCCGCAATATCTTCTAAATTGACTCCCCCAAATACAGGGGCGATATTCTTAACTGTAGCAATAATCTCTTCTGGATCTTGAGTTGCTAAACAAATCGGAAAGGCATCAATTCCGGCAAATTCTTTAAATAACATGGCTTTGCCTTCCATGACTGGTAATGCTCCAGCTGCACCAAGATTACCTAACCCTAAAACCGCACTGCCATCCGTGACGATCGCGACAGTATTTTGTTTAATTGTGAGACTATAAACTTGTTCTGGATCTTGAGCGATCGCCGTACAGACTCGACCGACTCCAGGTGTATACGCCATTGCCAAATCGTCTTGACTTTTGAGCGGGATTCTGCTGTTTATAGTAATTTTGCCACCACGATGCAAATTAAAGGTGCGATCGTAGACGCTCATTAACTTGACATCTGCCAATTCTTTCACTGCTTGGACGATCGTTTCGGCATGTTCTGTACTAGAAGCATCAACGGTCACATCGCGAGTCGTGAGTTGGCGAGTTTGGGCAATTAAATCTATTTGTCCCAAATTACCACCACTATTGGCGATCGCTTGAGTCACTGCTGCCAGCATTCCCGCTCGATTCGGAATTTGCAGGCGTAAAGTCAGACTATAACTTGAGTTCGGCGTGAGAATTACCATAGATGGATGTGAGGGATCGGGATAAAAAGAGAGTAGAGGGAACTGGGAGAGAAAAAGCTAACTCTGCCCAATCGTCAATTACTAATAAACAAACTGTAACGATTTTGAAATATAGAGCGTATAAGTGAAAATTTTGTGAATAGGTAAAAAATTATCCATCGCCGCAAACCCTCAGAACTGTCACCAAATCTACCAAGTGAGATCAAATCTTCCTTTATGCTGACGGAAATACAGTTATCAGTTATCAGTTATCAGTTATCAGTGAAGAATGGAGTGTGGGGTGTAGGGTGTAGTGAGTGGTGCGCGATCGTTCTCCCTCCGCTCCCCCAGCTGGGCGACTCTCCCTCAGCTCTCTTTCCCGACTCCCGACTCCCGACTCCCGCATCATGAAAATTCTGCTTGTAGAAGATGATGAAACTATAGTTCAACTGCTCCAGCCAACGCTTGCCAGTCAGCGTTATTTGGTGGAGCTAGCGACTGATGGTCAAGCAGGATGGGAACTGGTAGACAGTTTCGAGTACGATCTGATTTTATTGGATGTGATGCTGCCCAAGTTAGATGGAATTAATTTTTGTAAAAAGCTACGGGCAAAAGGCGATCGCACTCCGGTTTTGCTACTGACGGCTCAAGATTCCAGTACTGACAAGGTTAGGGGATTAGATGCTGGTGCGGATGACTACGCGCTCAAACCGTTTGACATAGAGGAACTATTAGCTCGCATTCGCGCTTTATTACGGCGCAGTAGTGGTACACCATCCCCGGTGTTAGAGTGGGGTTGCTTACGGCTCGATCCTAGTAGCTGCGAAGTCACCTATGACGGTAAACTTTTGCATTTGACAGCAAAAGAGTACGGCATTTTAGAATTACTACTGCGTAACACCCATCGCATCTTTAGTCAAAGTGCGCTCCTCGATCGCGTCTGGACATTTGACGAACCCCCTACGGAAAATACTGTCAGAGCGCATATCAAAAGTTTAAGACAGAAAATTAAAAAAGCCGGAGCGCTAGACCCGATTGAGACAGTTTATGGATTGGGATATCGGTTGAAGGCGGAAGAACGGGAGTTGGGAGTCGTAGGGGCGGGTTTATCAAAAGATTTACGGCTTACATCAGTAGATCTTTGCTCAAAACCCGCCCGTACAGCAGAGTCGGGGAGCAGGGGAGCAGGGGAGCCACAACCATCAACCATCAACTATCAACCATCAACCCAATCCCAAATTCCAGTAGAACTAATTCCATTGTGGGAAAGACATCGAGAGAAGTATATTGAACGGATTGGAGTGATAGAACAGGCGATCGCATCTGCCAAGCAAAAGTGTCTCGATCCTCAAATACAATCCCAGGCAGCGAAAGAAGCTCATACTTTAATTGGCTCTCTTGGTAGTTTTGGCTTAATTGCTGCTTCTGAATTATGTCGCCAAATTGAAAGAGAATTATCTGATGAAACTCAAGTAACTCAAGAGCGTATAGGGCATCTTTCAACATTTGTCGCCGCATTACGGCAAAATTTGAACGCTGTAGAAGAAGTCAAAAGTCAAAAGTCAGAAGTCAAAACTCAAATTCCCCTACCAACTACCAACTACCAACTACCAACTACCAAATTACTAGTCGTAGACAGCGATCGCCAGATGACGCAAGCTTTAACAACAGAGGCTACAACGGCAGGAATGGAGGTAGTTGTGGCACGCGATTTGTCTGAGGCACAATTGGCAATCGCCTCCACCAAACCTGATGCAGTCCTGCTCGACCTCTACTTTTGCCAAAATCGAGAGCATGGTTTGCAGTTTTTGTCAACCCTAGCAAATGCACAACCACCGATCCCTACGGTTGTCCTGACTGCACCACAGAGTTTTGCCGATCGCGTGGAAGCAGCTCGGTTAGGGGCGCGGAGTTTTCTGCAAAAGCCAGTCCCACCAGCTCAAGCGATCGCGGCGATCGCGCAGGCTTTGCAAACATCTACAACTCCAGAAGCCAAGTTAATGCTTGTGGATGACGATCCACAACTACTCGAAAGATTGCAGGTATTACTAGAACCTTGGGGATTTAGACTGACCTTACTTGCCGATCCTCAGCAATTTTGGCATTATTTGGAAAACTTTCGCCCCGATCTGCTGATTTTAGATATAGAGATGCCACAATTGAGCGGGATCGATCTGTGCCAAGTGGTACGCAACGATCCCCAGTGGAGCGAACTACCAATTATATTTCTATCCGCTCGTACTGATGCTGAGACAATTCATCGAGTTTTTATCATCGGTGCTGATGATTACGTAAACAAGCCAGTTATCGGACCCGAACTCGTTGCCAGAGTACTAAATCGCTTAGAGCGCAGTAAAATTCGTCACCAAATGTTGCAGCTTCAGAAGGCAAAATTAATGACAAGCGAGTAGTGAGTGGCTAGTGGAACCAGTGGCTGTTGGCTGGTGGCTGTTGGCTGTTGGCTGAACTCTTTTCTAGTCACTAGCCACTAGTCACTCATCACTGATAACTGATAACTGATAACTGACAAATGACAAATGGAATTGCCAGTCGTCGATTAGGTTTAGCGCTGTTATATTTGCTGACTCTGTTTTGTTTGGGCTGGGTGTCTTTCTACTCCCTCACAGAGTGGCGGGTAACGGTCGATCGCCAAGTCGAGCTGCAAATAGAACTAGCTACATCAACTGCACCAGAGATCGTTGCCCAACAACAATTGTTGCAGCAGACGGCGCGGGAAGCAAAAACACGGGCTGACAATGCGATTGCCGTGTCTCTAGTTAGTTTCAGTTTCAGTGCGATCGGATTTTTATTAGTCTATTACCTCTTAAATTTACAACTACAGAGAGAACTTGCCGAACGCCAGCGTGCGGAAGAGGCTCTACGTCAAGCTGAAACTAAGTATCGCAGTATTTTTGAAAATGCGATTGAAGGAATTTTTCAAACAACACCAGACGGACGATATTTGACAGCAAACCCCATGCTGGCAAAGATTTATGGTTATTCCTCTCCCGCCGAACTAATGGCGAATATCTCGGACTTGGGACAACAACTTTACGTCAATCCCAACCGCCGAACTGAGTTCATTCGCCTACTACAACAGCACGACACTGTAGCGGGGTTTGAGTCTCAAGTCTATCGTCGAGATGGTCAAGCGATTTGGATTGCAGAGCAAGCAAGAATTGTCAGAGATGATAACGGTAAGCCGCTTTATTATGAAGGTATTGTCGAAGATATTACCGAGCGCAAACAAGCAGAAGAAGAACGGGCAAAGTTGATTGCGATCCTCGAAGCAACTTTAGATTTTGTCGCTACTGCCGATCTAGACGAACGAGTACACTATTTAAATAGCTCTGCTTGTAAAGTTTTTGGTTTCGATCGCGATCGCGATTTCATGGGTTTGCATTTGAGCAATCTTCACCCTGCTTGGGCTTACGACCTCTTGCACCGCGAAGCTATTCCCAAGGCAATTCAGGATGGTGTTTGGGTCGGTGAAACAGCAATTCTGAGTCATGATGGACGCGAAATTCCGGTTTCTCAACTATTGATCGCTCATAAATCCTCGCAGGGAAAGGTGAAGCTGCTCTCTACCATTGCCCGCGATATTACTCAGCGCTTGCAAATTGAAGCTTCGTTGCGAGAAGCAGAACGACGTTGGCGGAGTTTGTTAGAAAATGTCCGTTTAGTCGTAGTAGGACTCGATCGCCAGGGAGTTGTCGAGTATGTCAATCCTTTTTTTCTCGAATTAGTAGAATATACCTCAGAGGAGGTTTTGGGTAAGAATTGGTATGAAGTGTTCTTACCACCGCATCAGCGTCAGCGCGTGCAAGAGCATTTTCTGCAATTACAGCAACAAGGCTTGCATAACTATTATCAAAATTCGATTTTGACGAAATCTGGGCAAGAAAGGTTAATTGCTTGGAATAACACGATCTTGCGTGATTTACAGGGTGAGGCGATCGCGACTCTCAGTATTGGGGAAGATATTACGGAACGTTACGCGATCGAACGCATGAAAGATGAGTTTGTTTCTGTTGTCAGTCACGAACTTCGCACGCCTTTAACTTCAATTCACGGAGCGCTAAATTTATTATCTAGCGGTCTAATTGACGCTCATAGCGATCGCGGACGGCGCGTGATCGATATTGCTTCTGAGGGAGCCGATCGCTTGGTGCGGTTGGTGAACGATATTCTGGAGTTGGAACGCTTGGAATCGGGAAAAATTAGTTTATTGCAGCGATCGTGCAATGCGGCTGATTTATTAGAAAAAGCAACGGATTTGATGCAGGTAATGGCAAATCGTGCCAAAGTTACTCTATCTGTTTATTCCCAAGATATTCAACTCAACGTCGATGGCGATCGCATTATTCAAGTCTTAACTAATCTCCTTGGGAATGCAATTAAATTTTCTCCAGAAGGCTCCACAGTTGAGTTAAGTGTTGAAGCGATCGAAGCTGGTGAGAATTCGGAGTTCGAAATTTTGAATCCAGAGTTAAATTCTGCCTCAGCTTCCCTATCAACAAATATTCTCTTCACAGTTAAAGACCAAGGGCGTGGTATCCCAGAGGATAAGATTGAAAGTATTTTCGAGCGTTTTCATCAAGTTGATGCCTCCGATTCCCGAAAAAAAGGTGGCACGGGACTCGGATTAGCAATCTGCCGTAGCATTATACAGCAGCATGGTGGACGAATTTGGGCAGAGAGCGTGTTAGGTGAAGGAAGTCGTTTTTATTTCACGCTACCAAGTATGTAGGGTGGGCAATGCCCACCCTACTAGACTAGGTCTTTTAACTAGATCGAAGCACTGGCAAAGGGATTTTCTCCACCAGCGAGACTAGCAAAAAAGTCTTGATAATTACCGGACAAGGAACTGCTATCACCAGTGACAGGGGCAGCTCCACCAATATCAAAGGTGAATAATGGCTCTGTTTCTCCGTTGACTACAAGACTGAGTTGACCACCAAATAAACCGTCAGTAGCAGGTTCAAAATTGAATTGGAAATTGCTATCGCTGTTACCTTCATTGAGGTTAGTTAAGGAATCATTGCTTAAATTCGCAAAAACATCCTCTACCCCAGTTCCAATCAAGTCTGCCTGTGCGTCAATGCTTGCTGCCACATCATCTGCGAGTTCGGCTGAATTCCCTTCTGTCGTATTCGCATTGGCAAGAATTTCGTCCAACGCTTCTGCAAACCCCGTACTAGCAGACGAGCGAAATTCATTAATAGTATCCTGGGCAAATTGTGGGAGTTCAAACTCCATGATTTATCTCCTATTTTTTGGACAAATTGGCAATACAACCTAAACGCGATCGCATTACCAAGCCTGAAGTTGTTTGCCGAAGATGTTTTGAAGAAGATATTTTGAAAACATGCTACGGCAAAGCTTTAGCCCAAGCCCTCGAACGTATAGTTTGGGTTGTTATAATCTGGAAGGTTTGTAGCAGTATCTATGGTTTCTTGAGTCGCGCCCCCAGAACCAAATAAACTGCTCACGCCCGTGTTAATATCAAACCCGATCGCTTGGCTGGGCTGGCTGCTACCAAGTGAAATCGGTTCGCTGTCACTACTAAGAGGGAAAGCCCAGTCTTCATTACCGATCGCGCTACCATCACTGTCGATCTCAAGACGATTTCCTAGAAGATTGCTGTCACTAACATCGGCAGTGTTACCACTACCAAGGATGTTGTTATTGCTGCCTTCAGGCATATTGGCATTGCCAAGAACGGTATTGCTCTCACCTAATTGCCAGTTGCCATTACCGTTGGTTTGGTTGTCAGTACCAAAATTCCAGTTACCGTTACCAGTACTTGTATTGCCATCGGCATAATTCCAGTTGCCATTACCACTGGTTTGACTGTCACTGCTGAAATTCCAGTTGCCATTACCATCGGTTGTGTTGTTACTTCCAAGGTTCCAGTTCCCATTGCCGCTACCAGTGTTACCAGTAGAATCTGAATCGGACTCTAAGTTATTGACATCTAAGATAAAGTTGTCACTGTTGAAGGGTACGGGTTGGTCGGTTTCAACTTCTGGTAAAGAGGGAAGAGTATCGCCAAACGGCAAATTATCGGGGAGATTGCTAGCTTGGGGGTTGTTTTCAGTATTGCCACTAGCAAAAGGGTTATTATTATCTGATTCGGTATCTCCACCAGAAAAGGGATTGCCACTACCACCAGAGAGGTTACTACTTTCATCTAAGGTGTTGCCTTCACTGGATTGTAACTGACCATCTTGAAATGCCCAGTTACTATTACCTGTAAAGTTGTTAGAGCTAGTTTCCGGTTGCGATGTGGTTTGATTATCTGAAGTTGCCATCAAAAAACCTCCGACTGTTTACACCAATTGCTCACGCTCGAACATCAAGCAGACTAATTAAAGCCCTACTTAAAAAAATGTTCGTCTTAAATCAATTTGCAAACGGATATCATCAATTCATTCAAAAAACTCGCTTTTTAAAGACTAAGAAAATACTGCATCATTTATTAGTTGTCAGTGAGAATGAACTCGCGACAAAACTGATGCGATCGATACATCAAAATGCAATATTCCTTTGTGATTTAAATGATTTGCAAAACGACTCTCTTAGATTTTCCGCGCTGTCTTCTTGAAGAAGAGCGACCTTCAAAACTTGCTGCTAAACTTAAATTTTTTGTTGCAAGAACTTAGCGAATAAATTTGGCAAAATGTCGATCTCATAATACTTTAAAGCCGCACTCTATTAGTAGGCAGATGCCTATTATTCAGAGAGCAAATTCAGCAAGACAACCTAGTGGCTATCAAGCATATGTCCGTTAGTCTATAAAATTTATAAAGTGTGTGAAATGAGTAAAGTTTGGATTGAGTTGTTAATTTTTTCGATTTGAGAAGTTACTTCAGAATGGCTTAATTGATGAGATTGGGTAGTGCTTTGGGGTGATTTACTATTGGTTTTGCAACCCATCATTTGCTACTTTTGTCAACAAACTTTTGGCAATTTCTTCCCATTCTCGATCGAGATCGGTATGAGCGGGCGATCGCCCGCTGCGCTTATACCAATAGCGAGCATTACTCAAGTCACCTTCTTGACGGTGTAAATGAGCGTGAACCCAAGCACTATCAGAGTCGGCTTCATCTTGGATCAGTACGTGCGCTCGTTCCCAATTTCCCTGCTTAGCGTGCCAAAGTGCTTGCAAAGGTAAAGGGAGATCTGGGCAATTTTTTGCTGCTACGAATTGAGCCAAGCGATCGGAACTCATAATCAGTTATCAGTTATCAGTTATCAGTTGTCAGTTAATTCCGGCTTACGACTTACGACTTACGACTTACGACTTACGACTTACGACTTACGACTTACGACTTCGACTAGCCTATCAAACTGCTGGGCGAGTAATTCTCCAGCTGCGGTACTATCTACAGGTTGAGAGAAAAAATATCCTTGCCCAAATTTACATTTGAGTCCTCGCAGACGAGCCAGCTGTTCTAAAGTTTCTATTCCTTCAGCCACGACTTCCATGTCTAGGGCGCGGGCAAGCATGATTGTAGCGCGAACGATCTCCCAACTCTGATAGCATTTACCAATTCGGCAAACAAAGGAACGGTCTAGCTTGAGGATATTTATCGGAAACCGTTGTAAGTAACTTAAGGAAGAATAACCCGTGCCGAAGTCATCTAGGGCTAGTGAGACTCCCAAAGCGTTAAGTTCTTCCATCAAAGCCGCGATCGCTTCAGGATGTTCCATCAGTACGCTTTCAGTCAATTCTAGTTGCAAACTCTTAGCGTCGAGTCCAGTGGCTTGTAATATTTGAATAATCTGTTTTCCTACTTGCGGTTGAGTAAACTGCGGTGCAGAAAAGTTGACACTCATTTTGAACGGCACGTTCAAAGCAAATTGTGCTTGCCAAAGTTGCATTTGCTGGCAAGCTTGCCGCAATACCCACCAGCCAATTGGGACAATTAACCCTGTCTCTTCGGCAATTGGAATAAATTCTGCTGGAGAGATCGTACCTCTTTGCGGATGCTGCCAGCGTAAGAGTGCTTCAAAACCCACAATTTTTTGGTTGACTAGCGAAACTATCGGTTGATAGTGCAAATGCAATTCTTGATTGTCAATTGCTCGTCGCAAGTCAGTTTCCAGTTGAAATAGTGCTACGACGCGATCGCGCATGGAGGTATCGAAAACTTCATACCGTGCTTTTCCGCCAGCTTTGGCGCGGTACATAGCAGTATCGGCATCGCGCAATAAATCTTCTGGTTGGCGATATTCTCTGGTATTCGCGATCGCGCCAATGCTTGTGGTGGCAAAAATCTCGTTACCATCTAATCGAAAAGGTAATTTAAGTGCCAGTTGTATCCGTTTGATCATCTCGGTGGGATCGCTGCAATTCTCTAGCACCATTGCAAACTCATCGCCGCCTAGACGAGCCAGAGTATCTCCCGTGCGGATCTGCGCTCTTAGTCTTTGAGCGATCCCAATCAACAGCCGATCGCCGAGCATATGTCCTAAACTATCATTGATTGCCTTGAAGCGATCGAGGTCTAAAAACAAAACAGCAAAACTATAGTCCGCTTGCTGTTGTTGCAACCTCAGTGCTTGTTCTAACCGCATCATAAATAGGGCGCGATTTGCTAGACCCGTGAGGGAATCGTGAAAGGCTTCGTGTTGTAATTGTTGCTCTATTTGTTTGCGCTTAGTAATGTCGTGGACGATGATACAAAAAACATCTTTGCCGTTGCGAGTAATTAAGTTCGCGTTAATTTCAACATCAACTAGTATTCCATCCTGACGGCGATATTGTTGTTCGCCTGTAAAATAACGCTCTACCTGCAATGCTAAGATAAAGCGCTCTACAACTGCCCGATCTTCAGCAACTAAATCGAATAGTGCCAACTGAATTAGTTGACCGGACTCATAGCCGAGGAAATTTTCAAACGTAGCATTGGCTTCAATAATTTGTTTGGTACTAGCATTGACTAAAAAGATACTTTGAGAAGCCTTGGCAACTAAATGACGGTACTCTTCACTTTCTTGCCATTTACGCTCGGAGGCTACTAATTTTTCTATAAGTTGAAAAATAATTGTTGCAAAAAATATGGCAACGACCGCCAATAAAATTGTTAAATAATACCAACTTGTCTGACCTTGATGATATATTTCCCTGGCGATATCAACGCGCAAAATTGCCGCAGGTTTACCGTAAATATCTGGTAGCAAAGCGTAACCAGCAATTGTATTTTTGTCGATCGGACGTACGAGAATTTTATTGGTCGGTGATAATAAATTTCGCATCACCTGAAAATCGGCAGGCAGATCGGCGCGATCGATCGCCCGCACAGCGAGTGGCAGGCGGGTAGACTTAGATAAAGTAGCGATCGTTCCAGCATTGAGATAACGCCCAAAAATGAGCGAACCGCGAATCGGTCCTTTATCTTCACTAGACAAAATTGGTTGCGCTCCGACTAAAATTAATCCTTCTGGTAGATTGACAATCCCTACCGTGCCATTTTGTATAGTCTTGTGGCGCACCAGTGGAGATTGTGGCACTAGATGAGGTTTCAATGCTGGAGAAATTGACTTGTATTTCTGAGTATTTAAGTCAAAACCAGTCCCGTAGACTATTTTGCCTGAAGGCTGAACGTAGAGAACTAAATTGAGTTTGAGTGCCAGCAATCCTGCTGGATAGAGATTAGAGTTGATATAATCTTGATTCCGATCTAGGACAAAATTATAAGTATCGTTCCAGCTTGCCCAATCATCAATGTGAATGCTCAAATCTTTTTTGGATTGAGTAAAAGCACTTAAAACTCCTTCTACTGCTTGGCGAGTATGTCGTTGTTCTGCTTGGTGCAGATTCTTGAACAAAATAAGTGATGCTGTCGCATACAATACTCCAATCAGACTGGTGAATGCTACACCGATGGGGAATAATGTCTTTTTGGATTTCATGCGATCGCTTTACTTAGTAAAAATATCTCGTTTGGGTTAAGTAAAAATTGAGTTAACTGCTATAAATACTACGATCGTAAGCCGATCTATATCTAGCTATCAAGCGTAAAATTGCGAAGTTCATAGTTAATTTGCTTGTCTTTTTACGTATCTTTACTGAAAGACATGTTGCGCAAAGATGCAAAGAAAGGCTAGTAGCTTTGCATAGAACTTTCCCAGGGGGGGGAACCCTCCCACGGAAGTGCTTTAATTTTGGCGCGATCTCAATTGGCAATCGGCGCTATTTTACGATTGCATCTAGAATATTCTCTGTTCCAAAGCGTACCACATCAGTACAGGGTAAACCAGTCTCAGCTTGAGTTTGTTCGATCGCCTGTCGTGCCGTGGCAAGATCGAGATGAAATGTGTTGAGCGCGATCGCGGCGACTGGGACATCGGCAAATGCTCCTGCTGCTCTAGTTACCATTTCATAGAGTTGTACTACGTCTGTTAAAGCTGGAATCGGGACGTGGGGATGGTTGCGGATGTGAGTTTGTCCGGCGCGATGGACTAACACTAGATGCGTCGGTTGCGTCCCCCGAATCAGGGGTAAGGTTGCGGTCGAGCCTGGATGCAGTAACGATCCCTGCCCTTCTACAAAGACAATATCGCGATCGCTACCGTGTTGCAAGACCATTTGTTCTACTGCCCCTGCGGCAAAGTCAACTCGAATTGCGTCTAGGGGAATGCCATCGCCAGCAATCATCAGCCCTGCTTGTCCGGTCGCGATAAACTTAGAACGCATGCCCCGTTGTTGACAAGCTCG from Scytonema millei VB511283 harbors:
- a CDS encoding malic enzyme-like NAD(P)-binding protein, with the translated sequence MVILTPNSSYSLTLRLQIPNRAGMLAAVTQAIANSGGNLGQIDLIAQTRQLTTRDVTVDASSTEHAETIVQAVKELADVKLMSVYDRTFNLHRGGKITINSRIPLKSQDDLAMAYTPGVGRVCTAIAQDPEQVYSLTIKQNTVAIVTDGSAVLGLGNLGAAGALPVMEGKAMLFKEFAGIDAFPICLATQDPEEIIATVKNIAPVFGGVNLEDIAAPRCFEIEKRLRQELDIPVFHDDQNGTAIVTLAALFNALKIVNKPIEQIRIVINGAGAAGVAIARLLQKAGATNILMCDSKGILSTHRTDLNQEKQEFAVSQAGSLADAMISSDVFIGVSAPGVVTPEMVRSMAKDPIVMAMANPIPEIQPELVMNDVAIMATGRSDYPNQINNVLAFPGVFRGALDSRASTITTTMCLEAASAIASLIKPSDLHSEYIIPSVFDNRVATAVAAAVQRAAREEGIAKQ
- a CDS encoding response regulator, whose amino-acid sequence is MKILLVEDDETIVQLLQPTLASQRYLVELATDGQAGWELVDSFEYDLILLDVMLPKLDGINFCKKLRAKGDRTPVLLLTAQDSSTDKVRGLDAGADDYALKPFDIEELLARIRALLRRSSGTPSPVLEWGCLRLDPSSCEVTYDGKLLHLTAKEYGILELLLRNTHRIFSQSALLDRVWTFDEPPTENTVRAHIKSLRQKIKKAGALDPIETVYGLGYRLKAEERELGVVGAGLSKDLRLTSVDLCSKPARTAESGSRGAGEPQPSTINYQPSTQSQIPVELIPLWERHREKYIERIGVIEQAIASAKQKCLDPQIQSQAAKEAHTLIGSLGSFGLIAASELCRQIERELSDETQVTQERIGHLSTFVAALRQNLNAVEEVKSQKSEVKTQIPLPTTNYQLPTTKLLVVDSDRQMTQALTTEATTAGMEVVVARDLSEAQLAIASTKPDAVLLDLYFCQNREHGLQFLSTLANAQPPIPTVVLTAPQSFADRVEAARLGARSFLQKPVPPAQAIAAIAQALQTSTTPEAKLMLVDDDPQLLERLQVLLEPWGFRLTLLADPQQFWHYLENFRPDLLILDIEMPQLSGIDLCQVVRNDPQWSELPIIFLSARTDAETIHRVFIIGADDYVNKPVIGPELVARVLNRLERSKIRHQMLQLQKAKLMTSE
- a CDS encoding GNAT family N-acetyltransferase, producing the protein MTSTVSPTKEASSQTDSSQICFCIATGNALRQPQQSQDDLLQLQTLFEQAAFWAQGRSLEDLSIAIANSEPVVSVWDEERLIGFARATSDGIYRATIWDVAIHPDYQGRGLGRKLVQTVLSHPRMSRVERVYLMTTHQQRFYERIGFECNSSTTMVLKDRLFMSSLEQNFSA
- a CDS encoding PAS domain-containing sensor histidine kinase translates to MTNGIASRRLGLALLYLLTLFCLGWVSFYSLTEWRVTVDRQVELQIELATSTAPEIVAQQQLLQQTAREAKTRADNAIAVSLVSFSFSAIGFLLVYYLLNLQLQRELAERQRAEEALRQAETKYRSIFENAIEGIFQTTPDGRYLTANPMLAKIYGYSSPAELMANISDLGQQLYVNPNRRTEFIRLLQQHDTVAGFESQVYRRDGQAIWIAEQARIVRDDNGKPLYYEGIVEDITERKQAEEERAKLIAILEATLDFVATADLDERVHYLNSSACKVFGFDRDRDFMGLHLSNLHPAWAYDLLHREAIPKAIQDGVWVGETAILSHDGREIPVSQLLIAHKSSQGKVKLLSTIARDITQRLQIEASLREAERRWRSLLENVRLVVVGLDRQGVVEYVNPFFLELVEYTSEEVLGKNWYEVFLPPHQRQRVQEHFLQLQQQGLHNYYQNSILTKSGQERLIAWNNTILRDLQGEAIATLSIGEDITERYAIERMKDEFVSVVSHELRTPLTSIHGALNLLSSGLIDAHSDRGRRVIDIASEGADRLVRLVNDILELERLESGKISLLQRSCNAADLLEKATDLMQVMANRAKVTLSVYSQDIQLNVDGDRIIQVLTNLLGNAIKFSPEGSTVELSVEAIEAGENSEFEILNPELNSASASLSTNILFTVKDQGRGIPEDKIESIFERFHQVDASDSRKKGGTGLGLAICRSIIQQHGGRIWAESVLGEGSRFYFTLPSM